A window from Physeter macrocephalus isolate SW-GA chromosome 11, ASM283717v5, whole genome shotgun sequence encodes these proteins:
- the LOC102978194 gene encoding cytochrome c-like, whose amino-acid sequence MGDVEKGKKIFVQKCARCRTVEKGGKHKAGPSLHGLFGQKTGQAVGFSYTDASKNRGITWGEETLMEYLENPKKYIPGTKMIFAGIKKKGERADLIAYVKKATNQ is encoded by the coding sequence ATGGGTGATGTTGAGAAGGGCAAGAAGATTTTTGTTCAGAAGTGTGCCCGGTGCCGTACTGTGGAAAAGGGAGGCAAGCACAAGGCTGGGCCAAGTCTCCATGGTCTGTTTGGGCAAAAGACAGGTCAGGCTGTCGGATTCTCTTACACAGATGCCAGCAAGAACAGAGGCATCACCTGGGGAGAGGAGACGCTGATGGAGTATTTGGAGAATCCCAAGAAGTACATCCCTGGAACAAAAATGATCTTTGCTGGCAttaagaagaagggagaaagggcagACTTGATAGCTTATGTCAAGAAAGCTACTAATCAGTAA